One Aphelocoma coerulescens isolate FSJ_1873_10779 unplaced genomic scaffold, UR_Acoe_1.0 HiC_scaffold_256, whole genome shotgun sequence genomic window carries:
- the LOC138101373 gene encoding serine/threonine-protein kinase PAK 3-like, with amino-acid sequence MIGQVCAAVCTVFSVAYSGYFLTHLTRHLTRGWRQARPLGSPAGSAAPLAPSLAEEDAEEEPNDKKPPAGVHPRPERAEPLSLDARSAVQRAASPARSAAASTPPRASTSSSSPAQQPEMREEQSLKRLRSIVSLGEPRRKYSAFEELGRGGFGAVYKALDASTGQQVAIKKMALQEEMSEELAVNEIVAMRDSRNPNIVSYLDSYLVDGELWLAMEFMDGGTLYDVVGAVYLEEGQIGAVCRECLQGLHFLHSRRVIHRDVKSCNILVSTDGSVKLADFGLCAQLTPEHDKCSSSVGTPSWMAPEVVRGEAYGPKVDIWSLGIVGLEMVEGEAPYQREPRLRVFELIERNGAPKLQNPRHHSALLRDFLRCCLQTDEDRRWSAQELLKHPFVTSGDPASSLAALIISAKQVQEDWRGDACA; translated from the exons atgatcgggcaagtctgtgccgcggtttgcacggttttttctgtggcgtattccggctacttcctgacccacctgactc gtcACCTCACACGCGGATGGAGACAAGCCCGTCCTTTG ggctcaccagcagggtcagcagctcctctggctccctctcttGCTGAGGAAGATGCGGAAGAGGAGCCAAATGACAAGAAGCCTCCAGCTGGTGTCCATCCACGGCCTGAACGTGCAGAGCCA ctctctcttgaCGCGCGCTCTGCCGTCCAACGTGCCGCTTCACCGGcgcgctctgcagcagccagcactcccccacgtgccagcacttcgtccagcagcccagcccagcagccggagatgagagaggagcagagcctgaagagaCTGA ggaGCATTGTGAGTCTGGGCGAGCCGAGGAGGAAATACTCGGCGTTTGAAGAACTCGGACGAGG gggttttggagctgtttataAAGCCCTCGACGCCAGCACAGGACAACAG GTGGCCATCAAGAAAATGGCTCTTCAAGAGGAGATGTCCGAGGAGCTGGCTGTCAATGAAATCGTGGCCATGAGGGACAGTAGGAACCCCAATATTGTGTCCTACTTAGACAG ctacctggTCGATGGAGAGCTCTGGCTGGCGATGGAGTTCATGGACGGCGGCACGTTGTATGATGTAGTCGGGGCAGTGTACCTCGAGGAAGGACAGATAGGCGCTGTctgtcgggag tgcctgcaaggactgcatttccttcattccCGCCGAGTCATCCACAGAGACGTCAAAAGCTGCAACATTCTTGTGAGCACGGACGGATCTGTCAAACTGG ctgactttggcctctgtgctcagctcacccctgagcacgACAAGTGCAGCTCCAGCGTCGGCACTCCCAGCTGGATGGCGCCAGAAGTCGTGAGAGGAGAAGCCtacggccccaaagtggacatctggtcactggggatcgtggggctggaaatggtggaAGGGGAAGCTCCTTACCAGAGGGAACCCCGTCTCAGG gtttttgaactgatagaaaggaacggggccccaaaactgcaaaacccCAGGCACCACTCGGCTCTCCTGCGCGACTTTCtccgctgctgcctgcagacagacgaggacaggcgctggtctgcccaggaactcctgaag catccatttgtgaCCTCAGGCgatcctgcctccagcctggctgctctgatcATCTCAGCCAAGCAAGTGCAGGAAGATTGGAGAGGAGACGCTTGCGCctga